One genomic window of Erinaceus europaeus chromosome 19, mEriEur2.1, whole genome shotgun sequence includes the following:
- the FGA gene encoding fibrinogen alpha chain: MFSMRIFCLVLSVVGTVWAAETEESDFVKAGGAVRGPRIVDHPQSICKDSNLPFCSDEDWNQKCPSGCRMKGLIDEVNHDFKSRIDRLKNALFDYQKTNKVSSSLNIMETLRGDFASANNHDSTFNQVSEGLRSKIEILKRQVSEQVQTIHLLQKNVREQLVDMKRLEVDIDIKIRSCKGSCSRALARETDLEDYENQQKQLEQVIAIDLLPSRDRQYLPVMKISEVPDRMPGKFKSQLDQIPPELKALVEMKQMRMELERTGKGESPRGDFVTGSGPESSRNPGRGDGTPGSSRPGGSDTWRPDSPRPGGSDTWRPDSPRPGGSETWHQGSPRPGGSDTWRPDSPRPGGSDTWHQGSPRPGGSDTWRPDSPRPGGSDTWHQGSPRPGDSDTWRPDSSRPGGAGIWNSESSRHSESASWNSESGSRPDSSGHGSSRPPSSGWGPFEEAPGSLSSAAKKEYHTEKLTTSKGDKELLIGEKASSGGTITIRRSCSKTITKTVMGADGRKEMTKEVVNSEDGSDCGDEDLDRHHSLSGTGGLDNFRSRFSELSSFFDTDSDFFKEHDSKSHSDKLSSVKEGSLQFGVPGFSAGAKVSSHSAHSITSSSTKSRESPTADSDQEEYRGTHSIKRVSAKGRPTRDCDDVLQTHPSGAQSGIFNIELPGSSKIFSVYCDQETGLGGWLLIQQRMDGSLNFNRTWQDYKRGFGSLNDKGEGEFWLGNENLHLLTLRGSVLRVELEDWAGNEAFAEYHFRVGSEAEGYALQVSSYRGTAGDALLEGSLEEGIEYTAHSGMRFSTLDRDADQWEENCAEVYGGGWWYNNCQAANLNGIYYPGGAYDPRNNSPYEIENGVVWIPFRGADYSLRVVRMKIRPLATP, translated from the exons GCTGCGGAAACCGAAGAAAGTGACTTTGTAAAAGCCGGAGGAGCTGTGCGTGGCCCCAGAATTGTGGACCACCCACAATCTATCTGCAAAGACAGCAACTTGCCCTTCTGCTCTGATGAGGATTGG AACCAAAAGTGTCCTTCAGGCTGCAGGATGAAAGGGTTGATTGATGAAGTAAACCATGATTTCAAAAGCAGGATAGATAGACTCAAGAATGCACTGTTTGATTATCAGAAGACCAATAAGGTCTCAAGCTCACTGAATATAATGGAAACTCTGAGAGGGGATTTTGCCTCAGCTAACA ACCATGATAGTACTTTTAACCAAGTGTCAGAAGGTCTGCGAAGCAAAATTGAGATCTTGAAGCGCCAAGTCTCAGAACAAGTCCAGACTATTCACCTTCTACAGAAAAATGTCAGAGAACAGCTGGTGGACATGAAACGACTAGAG GTGGACATTGACATTAAGATTCGATCTTGCAAAGGGTCATGCAGTAGAGCCCTAGCACGTGAGACAGACCTAGAGGACTATGAAAACCAGCAGAAGCAACTTGAACAGGTCATAGCCATTGACTTGCTTCCCTCTAGAGACAGGCAATACTTACCAGTGATGAAAATAAGTGAGGTTCCAGATCGCATGCCTGGAAAATTCAAGAGCCAACTTGACCAGATTCCTCCAGAACTGAAAGCACTAGTGGAAATGAAGCAAATGAGAATGGAGTTAGAAAGGACTGGCAAAGGTGAGAGTCCCCGAGGGGACTTTGTAACAGGATCAGGTCCTGAAAGTTCCAGGAATCCTGGACGTGGAGATGGAACTCCTGGGAGCTCCAGACCTGGTGGCTCTGATACCTGGCGTCCAGATAGCCCTAGACCTGGTGGTTCTGATACATGGCGTCCAGATAGCCCTAGACCTGGTGGTTCTGAGACCTGGCATCAAGGAAGCCCTAGACCTGGTGGTTCTGATACATGGCGTCCAGATAGCCCTAGACCTGGTGGTTCTGATACTTGGCATCAAGGAAGCCCTAGACCTGGTGGTTCTGATACATGGCGTCCAGATAGCCCTAGACCTGGTGGTTCTGATACTTGGCATCAAGGAAGCCCTAGACCTGGTGATTCTGATACATGGCGTCCAGACAGCTCTAGACCTGGTGGAGCTGGCATTTGGAACTCAGAGAGCTCCAGGCACAGTGAAAGTGCCTCTTGGAACTCTGAGTCTGGAAGTCGACCTGATAGCTCAGGGCATGGGAGCAGTAGGCCTCCCAGCTCAGGCTGGGGTCCATTTGAAGAGGCTCCGGGAAGTTTAAGTTCAGCGGCTAAAAAAGAGTACCACACAGAGAAACTGACCACTTCTAAAGGAGACAAAGAGCTTCTGATTGGGGAGAAGGCCTCCTCGGGTGGCACAATCACCATTCGTCGTTCATGTTCCAAAACCATTACTAAGACTGTAATGGGTGCAGATGGTCGCAAAGAGATGACCAAAGAAGTGGTCAATTCCGAGGATGGTTCTGACTGTGGGGATGAAGATTTAGACCGGCACCACAGTCTTTCTGGCACAGGGGGCCTAGACAATTTTCGGAGTAGGTTCTCAGAGTTATCCTCTTTCTTTGACACTGACTCAGACTTTTTCAAAGAGCATGACAGTAAGAGCCATTCTGACAAGCTCTCAAGCGTCAAGGAAGGTAGCTTACAGTTTGGTGTACCTGGTTTCTCTGCCGGGGCTAAGGTTTCAAGCCACAGCGCACACTCTATAACCAGTAGTAGTACAAAGAGCAGAGAAAGCCCCACAGCTGACAGTGATCAGGAAGAGTACAGAGGAACACATTCCATCAAAAGAGTCTCTGCTAAAGGCCGTCCTACCAGAG acTGTGACGATGTCCTCCAAACACATCCGTCAGGTGCCCAAAGTGGCATTTTCAATATCGAGCTCCCGGGATCCAGTAAgattttttctgtttattgcgATCAAGAGACCGGTTTGGGAGGATGGCTTTTGATCCAGCAAAGAATGGATGGATCGTTGAATTTTAACCGGACCTGGCAAGACTACAAGAGAGGTTTCGGCAGCCTGAATGACAAAGGGGAAGGCGAGTTCTGGCTAGGCAATGAGAACCTCCACTTACTCACTCTCAGGGGCTCAGTCCTGCGGGTGGAGTTGGAGGACTGGGCTGGGAATGAAGCTTTTGCAGAGTACCATTTCCGGGTGGGCTCAGAGGCTGAAGGCTACGCCCTGCAGGTGTCCTCCTACCGGGGCACCGCGGGCGATGCTCTGCTGGAGggctccctggaggaggggaTTGAGTACACTGCCCACAGTGGCATGCGGTTCAGCACCTTGGACAGGGATGCCGATCAGTGGGAGGAGAACTGCGCGGAAGTCTATGGAGGAGGCTGGTGGTACAACAACTGCCAAGCGGCCAATCTCAATGGTATCTACTACCCCGGGGGTGCCTACGACCCCAGGAATAACAGCCCTTACGAGATTGAGAATGGGGTGGTCTGGATCCCCTTCCGAGGAGCAGATTACTCCCTCAGGGTGGTGCGCATGAAAATCAGACCCCTGGCCACCCCATAg